A genomic stretch from Lathyrus oleraceus cultivar Zhongwan6 chromosome 2, CAAS_Psat_ZW6_1.0, whole genome shotgun sequence includes:
- the LOC127119669 gene encoding putative pentatricopeptide repeat-containing protein At1g12700, mitochondrial isoform X1, whose protein sequence is MRRFVSYSKFLTSFHSLSSFRVFSRSVHQFIPNNSNVDDAVFSFHRMLNMRPTPSIVEFSRILGFLVRTKNHYATTISLYHQLEFNQIQPCIVTLNTIINCYCHTGQMRFAFSVFAKILKIGYQPDTITLNTLIKGLCLNGKVHEALHFHDHVVAHGFRLDRISYGTLINGLCKIGETRAAVKMLRQIDGKLVKVDVVMHNIIIDSLCKDKFVMDAYELYSEMIAKKISPDVVTFNALIYGFCVVGQLREAFGLFHEMISKFIKPDDYTFNILVDALCKEGKVKEAKKLLAVMMKEGVTPDVVTYNSLMDGHFLLNEVNKAMNIFYTLAQRGVALDVHSYSIMINGLSKSKMVDEAVNLFKEMSCNNIIPNLMTYNALIDGLCKSGRISSAWELVLEMHDNGQPADIVTYNSIIYALCKNHHVDKAIALVKKIKDQGIQPSMFTYNILLDGLCKEGQLKNAQDVFRDLLIKGYSLGIQTYSIMINGLSREGLFDEAEALLSKMDDNGIIPNAITYETIIRALFYKDENAKAEKLLREMITRGLLEE, encoded by the coding sequence ATGCGGAGGTTCGTTTCTTACTCCAAATTTCTCACTTCCTTTCACTCACTCTCTTCGTTTAGGGTTTTCTCTCGCTCTGTACATCAATTCATTCCCAATAACTCTAATGTTGATGATGCCGTTTTCTCATTCCATCGCATGCTAAATATGCGCCCTACTCCATCCATAGTTGAATTTAGCAGGATTTTAGGTTTCCTTGTTAGGACTAAGAATCATTACGCCACTACTATTTCCCTTTATCACCAATTAGAATTCAACCAAATTCAACCATGTATTGTTACTTTAAACACCATCATCAATTGTTATTGCCACACAGGTCAAATGAGGTTTGCTTTTTCTGTATTTGCTAAGATTCTCAAAATTGGTTATCAGCCTGATACCATAACTTTGAATACTCTTATCAAGGGTTTGTGTCTTAACGGTAAGGTTCATGAAGCTCTGCACTTTCATGACCATGTCGTTGCACATGGATTTCGACTCGACCGGATTAGTTATGGTACTTTAATCAACGGGTTGTGTAAAATCGGGGAAACAAGAGCCGCCGTGAAAATGTTGAGACAAATTGATGGGAAGTTGGTCAAGGTGGACGTGGTAATGCACAACATAATAATTGATAGTTTGTGTAAAGATAAGTTTGTAATGGATGCCTATGAGTTATATTCTGAAATGATTGCAAAGAAAATATCTCCCGATGTTGTCACTTTCAATGCTCTTATATATGGATTTTGCGTTGTTGGTCAATTGAGAGAAGCATTTGGCTTGTTCCATGAAATGATATCAAAATTCATCAAACCAGATGATTATACTTTTAATATATTGGTGGATGCTCTTTGTAAGGAAGGAAAAGTGAAAGAAGCTAAGAAACTGTTAGCCGTGATGATGAAAGAAGGTGTGACACCTGATGTTGTTACATATAATTCATTAATGGATGGTCATTTCCTACTTAATGAAGTGAACAAGGCCATGAATATATTCTATACTTTGGCTCAAAGGGGAGTGGCTCTTGATGTTCATTCTTATAGTATAATGATCAATGGACTATCTAAGAGTAAAATGGTGGATGAGGCCGTCAATCTCTTCAAAGAAATGAGTTGCAACAATATTATTCCTAATTTGATGACTTACAATGCCCTTATTGATGGTTTGTGCAAATCAGGGAGAATCTCCTCTGCTTGGGAGCTTGTTCTTGAGATGCACGATAATGGTCAACCAGCCGATATAGTCACTTACAATTCTATAATATACGCTTTATGCAAAAACCATCATGTTGACAAAGCTATTGCCCTAGTCAAGAAAATTAAAGACCAAGGCATTCAACCAAGTATGTTCACATACAATATACTTCTAGATGGATTATGCAAAGAAGGACAACTTAAGAATGCACAAGATGTTTTTAGGGATCTTTTGATTAAGGGTTATAGTCTAGGTATCCAAACGTATAGTATTATGATCAATGGACTTTCTAGAGAGGGCTTGTTTGATGAAGCAGAGGCCTTGTTGTCCAAAATGGATGACAATGGTATCATTCCTAATGCTATAACTTATGAAACTATAATCCGTGCGCTCTTTTATAAAGATGAGAATGCAAAGGCAGAGAAACTTCTTCGCGAAATGATTACTAGAGGTCTACTTGAAGAGTAA
- the LOC127119669 gene encoding uncharacterized protein LOC127119669 isoform X3, with protein MVSILKFRRIFYTIEATRKESYGALRHCHSEKLCRVGLFWDLDNKPPNSIPPYEVANKLRIAAASFGVVRHMVAYANSHTFSHVPHVVRESRKERQLLYSLENKGVIKRNEPHLCRVCGRKFYTNEKLVNHFKQLHEREHAKRVNQIESARGSRKVKLVGKYSMKMDKYKKVARAVLTPKVGYGLADELKRAGFWVQTVLDRPQAADVALQKHMVDMMDHRRVECVVLVSDDSDFVDVIKEAKLRCLKTVVIGDISSNGVLKRTADTAFSWEEILMGKAKKEAVSVMENWKDRDILKRLEWTYNPDVDKKKLNMDDADAEASGDDDIEDIYDEIDNDYNDDKGSWWKLDSDDNDVTN; from the coding sequence ATGGTTTCAATCCTCAAATTCCGTAGAATCTTCTACACAATAGAAGCCACACGCAAAGAATCATATGGTGCTTTGAGACACTGTCATTCTGAGAAGCTATGTAGAGTAGGGCTTTTCTGGGATTTGGATAACAAACCACCCAATTCAATTCCACCCTATGAAGTTGCCAATAAGCTCAGAATAGCTGCAGCTTCCTTCGGGGTTGTTCGCCATATGGTGGCTTATGCGAATAGCCACACTTTTAGCCATGTCCCTCATGTTGTTCGGGAGAGTCGGAAAGAGAGGCAATTGTTGTATAGTTTGGAGAATAAGGGTGTGATCAAACGTAATGAGCCTCATCTTTGTCGTGTTTGCGGGAGAAAGTTTTATACTAATGAAAAACTTGTTAACCATTTCAAGCAGCTGCATGAGCGTGAGCACGCGAAAAGGGTGAATCAGATAGAGTCTGCTAGAGGGAGTAGGAAAGTGAAATTGGTGGGAAAGTATTCTATGAAAATGGACAAGTATAAGAAGGTTGCAAGGGCTGTTCTGACTCCTAAAGTTGGGTATGGTTTGGCTGATGAGCTGAAACGGGCAGGGTTTTGGGTTCAAACCGTGTTGGATAGGCCGCAAGCTGCAGATGTTGCGCTGCAAAAGCATATGGTGGATATGATGGATCACAGGCGGGTTGAGTGCGTGGTCCTTGTATCGGATGATTCTGATTTTGTTGATGTGATAAAGGAAGCAAAGTTGCGATGTCTCAAGACTGTTGTTATTGGGGATATTAGTAGTAACGGAGTCTTGAAAAGGACTGCCGATACTGCATTTTCCTGGGAGGAAATTTTGATGGGGAAGGCTAAGAAGGAGGCTGTATCGGTTATGGAAAATTGGAAAGATCGTGATATATTGAAAAGGTTGGAGTGGACGTACAATCCAGATGTGGATAAAAAGAAACTCAACATGGATGATGCAGATGCTGAAGCATCTGGAGATGATGATATTGAAGATATCTATGATGAAATTGATAATGACTACAATGATGACAAAGGTTCTTGGTGGAAATTAGACTCCGATGATAATGATGTTACAAATTGA
- the LOC127119669 gene encoding putative pentatricopeptide repeat-containing protein At1g12700, mitochondrial isoform X2 has protein sequence MRFAFSVFAKILKIGYQPDTITLNTLIKGLCLNGKVHEALHFHDHVVAHGFRLDRISYGTLINGLCKIGETRAAVKMLRQIDGKLVKVDVVMHNIIIDSLCKDKFVMDAYELYSEMIAKKISPDVVTFNALIYGFCVVGQLREAFGLFHEMISKFIKPDDYTFNILVDALCKEGKVKEAKKLLAVMMKEGVTPDVVTYNSLMDGHFLLNEVNKAMNIFYTLAQRGVALDVHSYSIMINGLSKSKMVDEAVNLFKEMSCNNIIPNLMTYNALIDGLCKSGRISSAWELVLEMHDNGQPADIVTYNSIIYALCKNHHVDKAIALVKKIKDQGIQPSMFTYNILLDGLCKEGQLKNAQDVFRDLLIKGYSLGIQTYSIMINGLSREGLFDEAEALLSKMDDNGIIPNAITYETIIRALFYKDENAKAEKLLREMITRGLLEE, from the coding sequence ATGAGGTTTGCTTTTTCTGTATTTGCTAAGATTCTCAAAATTGGTTATCAGCCTGATACCATAACTTTGAATACTCTTATCAAGGGTTTGTGTCTTAACGGTAAGGTTCATGAAGCTCTGCACTTTCATGACCATGTCGTTGCACATGGATTTCGACTCGACCGGATTAGTTATGGTACTTTAATCAACGGGTTGTGTAAAATCGGGGAAACAAGAGCCGCCGTGAAAATGTTGAGACAAATTGATGGGAAGTTGGTCAAGGTGGACGTGGTAATGCACAACATAATAATTGATAGTTTGTGTAAAGATAAGTTTGTAATGGATGCCTATGAGTTATATTCTGAAATGATTGCAAAGAAAATATCTCCCGATGTTGTCACTTTCAATGCTCTTATATATGGATTTTGCGTTGTTGGTCAATTGAGAGAAGCATTTGGCTTGTTCCATGAAATGATATCAAAATTCATCAAACCAGATGATTATACTTTTAATATATTGGTGGATGCTCTTTGTAAGGAAGGAAAAGTGAAAGAAGCTAAGAAACTGTTAGCCGTGATGATGAAAGAAGGTGTGACACCTGATGTTGTTACATATAATTCATTAATGGATGGTCATTTCCTACTTAATGAAGTGAACAAGGCCATGAATATATTCTATACTTTGGCTCAAAGGGGAGTGGCTCTTGATGTTCATTCTTATAGTATAATGATCAATGGACTATCTAAGAGTAAAATGGTGGATGAGGCCGTCAATCTCTTCAAAGAAATGAGTTGCAACAATATTATTCCTAATTTGATGACTTACAATGCCCTTATTGATGGTTTGTGCAAATCAGGGAGAATCTCCTCTGCTTGGGAGCTTGTTCTTGAGATGCACGATAATGGTCAACCAGCCGATATAGTCACTTACAATTCTATAATATACGCTTTATGCAAAAACCATCATGTTGACAAAGCTATTGCCCTAGTCAAGAAAATTAAAGACCAAGGCATTCAACCAAGTATGTTCACATACAATATACTTCTAGATGGATTATGCAAAGAAGGACAACTTAAGAATGCACAAGATGTTTTTAGGGATCTTTTGATTAAGGGTTATAGTCTAGGTATCCAAACGTATAGTATTATGATCAATGGACTTTCTAGAGAGGGCTTGTTTGATGAAGCAGAGGCCTTGTTGTCCAAAATGGATGACAATGGTATCATTCCTAATGCTATAACTTATGAAACTATAATCCGTGCGCTCTTTTATAAAGATGAGAATGCAAAGGCAGAGAAACTTCTTCGCGAAATGATTACTAGAGGTCTACTTGAAGAGTAA
- the LOC127119669 gene encoding pentatricopeptide repeat-containing protein At1g12620 isoform X4, translating to MEYVYGRVDTYFDSMCFHLEEGKVKEAKKLLAVMMKEGVTPDVVTYNSLMDGHFLLNEVNKAMNIFYTLARRGVALDGHSYSIMINGLSKSKMVDEAVNLFKEMSCNNIIPNLMTYNALIDGFCKSGRISYAWELVLEMHDNGQPADIVTYSSIIYALCKNHHVDKAIALVKKIKDQGIQPSMFTYNILLDGLCKEGQLKNAQDVFRDLLIKGYSLDVRTYSIMINGLSREGLFDEAEALLSKMDDNGIIPNAITYETIILALFYKDENAKAEKLLREMRST from the exons ATGGAATATGTATATGGACGAGTTGACACATACTTTGACAGTATGTGTTTTCATTTAGAG GAAGGAAAAGTGAAAGAAGCTAAGAAACTGTTAGCCGTGATGATGAAAGAAGGTGTGACACCTGATGTTGTTACATATAATTCATTAATGGATGGTCATTTCCTACTTAATGAAGTGAATAAGGCCATGAATATATTCTATACTTTGGCTCGAAGGGGAGTGGCTCTTGATGGTCATTCTTATAGTATAATGATCAATGGACTATCTAAGAGTAAAATGGTGGATGAGGCCGTCAATCTCTTCAAAGAAATGAGTTGCAACAATATTATTCCTAATTTGATGACTTACAATGCCCTTATTGATGGTTTCTGCAAATCAGGGAGAATCTCCTATGCTTGGGAGCTTGTTCTTGAGATGCACGATAATGGTCAACCAGCCGATATAGTCACTTACAGTTCTATAATATACGCTTTATGCAAAAACCATCATGTTGACAAAGCTATTGCATTAGTCAAGAAAATTAAAGACCAAGGCATACAACCAAGTATGTTCACATACAATATACTTCTAGATGGATTATGCAAAGAAGGACAACTTAAGAATGCACAAGATGTTTTTAGGGATCTTTTGATTAAGGGTTATAGTCTAGATGTCCGAACGTATAGTATTATGATCAATGGACTTTCTAGAGAGGGCTTGTTTGATGAAGCAGAGGCCTTGTTGTCCAAAATGGATGACAATGGTATCATTCCTAATGCTATAACTTATGAAACTATAATCCTTGCTCTCTTTTATAAAGATGAGAATGCAAAGGCAGAGAAACTTCTTCGCGAAATGAGGTCTACTTGA